The following proteins are encoded in a genomic region of Sesamum indicum cultivar Zhongzhi No. 13 linkage group LG8, S_indicum_v1.0, whole genome shotgun sequence:
- the LOC105169863 gene encoding probable serine/threonine-protein kinase PIX13 isoform X2: protein MGICSSICASLHHTPSSSSTDQFSSVAASQATSNTTSSTSTSSGSSSSSSTISGNSRFSAQSGGSTNEGSPTPTPAGHMLPHPNLRIFSFSELKAATRNFRSDTVLGEGGFGKVYKGWLDDKSSARAAGNGSSVIAVKKLNSESMQGFQEWQSEVNFLGRLSHPNLVKLLGYCWEDKELLLVYEFMQKGSLENHLFGRGSAAQPLPWDIRLKILIGAARGLAFLHASDRKVIYRDFKASNILLDGSYHAKISDFGLAKMGPTASRSHVTTQVMGTYGYAAPEYVATGHLYVKSDVYGFGVVLVEMLTGLRALDTNRPSGQHNLVDWIKPHLSDRRKLKNIMDLRLEGRYPSKSALQIAQLALNCLENEPKNRPSMQEIVETLERIDSANERPRERRVHSSYQTVNHRRGQQPLPLQYRSPLHPRQEGNRAYPLPQRS from the exons ATGGGGATCTGCTCCAGTATTTGTGCCTCTCTCCATCATaccccatcatcatcatctactGATCAATTCAGTTCAG TGGCAGCATCGCAGGCCACTAGCAACACCACTtcctccacctccacctccagCGGCAGC agcagcagcagcagcactATTTCTGGGAACAGCAGATTCTCCGCCCAAAGTGGTGGAAGCACTAATGAGGGGAGTCCCACTCCCACCCCCGCCGGGCATATGTTGCCCCACCCCAATTTAAggattttctctttttcagaACTCAAGGCCGCCACAAGAAATTTCAGAAGTGATACGGTGCTGGGAGAAGGTGGTTTTGGCAAAGTGTACAAGGGGTGGCTCGACGACAAATCCTCTGCCAGAGCTGCTGGGAATGGATCATCCGTCATTGCTGTCAAGAAGTTGAATTCTGAAAGCATGCAGGGCTTTCAGGAGTGGCAg TCTGAGGTGAATTTCCTTGGAAGACTTTCTCATCCAAATCTGGTTAAACTGTTGGGCTACTGTTGGGAGGATAAAGAGTTGTTGCTTGTCTATGAATTCATGCAAAAAGGCAGCTTAGAGAACCATCTTTTTGGAA GGGGTTCTGCTGCTCAGCCACTTCCGTGGGATATTAGGCTTAAGATATTAATTGGAGCAGCTCGTGGTCTTGCTTTCTTGCATGCATCAGATAGAAAAGTTATATACAGAGACTTCAAGGCCTCAAACATACTGCTGGATGGA TCATACCATGCCAAGATATCTGACTTTGGCCTAGCAAAAATGGGTCCAACAGCTAGTAGATCCCATGTAACAACACAGGTTATGGGGACATACGGGTATGCTGCCCCTGAGTACGTCGCAACAG GGCACTTGTATGTGAAAAGTGATGTGTATGGTTTTGGTGTCGTCTTAGTAGAAATGCTGACAGGGTTACGAGCACTCGACACAAATCGTCCATCTGGACAGCATAATCTGGTTGATTGGATCAAGCCACATTTATCAGACAGGAGGAAACTAAAGAACATTATGGATTTGCGGCTGGAGGGAAGATATCCGTCAAAATCTGCACTACAAATAGCTCAGCTTGCTTTGAATTGCCTGGAAAATGAACCTAAAAACAGACCCTCAATGCAAGAAATAGTGGAAACACTGGAAAGAATTGATTCTGCTAATGAGAGGCCTAGAGAGCGCAGGGTACATTCTAGTTATCAGACAGTGAATCATCGGCGTGGACAGCAGCCTCTACCTCTGCAGTATCGTTCTCCACTTCATCCGAGGCAGGAGGGTAATCGAGCATATCCACTGCCACAGCGCTCATAA
- the LOC105169863 gene encoding probable serine/threonine-protein kinase PIX13 isoform X1, whose product MGICSSICASLHHTPSSSSTDQFSSVAASQATSNTTSSTSTSSGSSSSSSSTISGNSRFSAQSGGSTNEGSPTPTPAGHMLPHPNLRIFSFSELKAATRNFRSDTVLGEGGFGKVYKGWLDDKSSARAAGNGSSVIAVKKLNSESMQGFQEWQSEVNFLGRLSHPNLVKLLGYCWEDKELLLVYEFMQKGSLENHLFGRGSAAQPLPWDIRLKILIGAARGLAFLHASDRKVIYRDFKASNILLDGSYHAKISDFGLAKMGPTASRSHVTTQVMGTYGYAAPEYVATGHLYVKSDVYGFGVVLVEMLTGLRALDTNRPSGQHNLVDWIKPHLSDRRKLKNIMDLRLEGRYPSKSALQIAQLALNCLENEPKNRPSMQEIVETLERIDSANERPRERRVHSSYQTVNHRRGQQPLPLQYRSPLHPRQEGNRAYPLPQRS is encoded by the exons ATGGGGATCTGCTCCAGTATTTGTGCCTCTCTCCATCATaccccatcatcatcatctactGATCAATTCAGTTCAG TGGCAGCATCGCAGGCCACTAGCAACACCACTtcctccacctccacctccagCGGCA gcagcagcagcagcagcagcactATTTCTGGGAACAGCAGATTCTCCGCCCAAAGTGGTGGAAGCACTAATGAGGGGAGTCCCACTCCCACCCCCGCCGGGCATATGTTGCCCCACCCCAATTTAAggattttctctttttcagaACTCAAGGCCGCCACAAGAAATTTCAGAAGTGATACGGTGCTGGGAGAAGGTGGTTTTGGCAAAGTGTACAAGGGGTGGCTCGACGACAAATCCTCTGCCAGAGCTGCTGGGAATGGATCATCCGTCATTGCTGTCAAGAAGTTGAATTCTGAAAGCATGCAGGGCTTTCAGGAGTGGCAg TCTGAGGTGAATTTCCTTGGAAGACTTTCTCATCCAAATCTGGTTAAACTGTTGGGCTACTGTTGGGAGGATAAAGAGTTGTTGCTTGTCTATGAATTCATGCAAAAAGGCAGCTTAGAGAACCATCTTTTTGGAA GGGGTTCTGCTGCTCAGCCACTTCCGTGGGATATTAGGCTTAAGATATTAATTGGAGCAGCTCGTGGTCTTGCTTTCTTGCATGCATCAGATAGAAAAGTTATATACAGAGACTTCAAGGCCTCAAACATACTGCTGGATGGA TCATACCATGCCAAGATATCTGACTTTGGCCTAGCAAAAATGGGTCCAACAGCTAGTAGATCCCATGTAACAACACAGGTTATGGGGACATACGGGTATGCTGCCCCTGAGTACGTCGCAACAG GGCACTTGTATGTGAAAAGTGATGTGTATGGTTTTGGTGTCGTCTTAGTAGAAATGCTGACAGGGTTACGAGCACTCGACACAAATCGTCCATCTGGACAGCATAATCTGGTTGATTGGATCAAGCCACATTTATCAGACAGGAGGAAACTAAAGAACATTATGGATTTGCGGCTGGAGGGAAGATATCCGTCAAAATCTGCACTACAAATAGCTCAGCTTGCTTTGAATTGCCTGGAAAATGAACCTAAAAACAGACCCTCAATGCAAGAAATAGTGGAAACACTGGAAAGAATTGATTCTGCTAATGAGAGGCCTAGAGAGCGCAGGGTACATTCTAGTTATCAGACAGTGAATCATCGGCGTGGACAGCAGCCTCTACCTCTGCAGTATCGTTCTCCACTTCATCCGAGGCAGGAGGGTAATCGAGCATATCCACTGCCACAGCGCTCATAA
- the LOC105169863 gene encoding probable serine/threonine-protein kinase PIX13 isoform X3 has translation MGICSSICASLHHTPSSSSTDQFSSVAASQATSNTTSSTSTSSGSSSSSSTISGNSRFSAQSGGSTNEGSPTPTPAGHMLPHPNLRIFSFSELKAATRNFRSDTVLGEGGFGKVYKGWLDDKSSARAAGNGSSVIAVKKLNSESMQGFQEWQSEVNFLGRLSHPNLVKLLGYCWEDKELLLVYEFMQKGSLENHLFGRGSAAQPLPWDIRLKILIGAARGLAFLHASDRKVIYRDFKASNILLDGSYHAKISDFGLAKMGPTASRSHVTTQVMGTYGYAAPEYVATGHLYVKSDVYGFGVVLVEMLTGLRALDTNRPSGQHNLVDWIKPHLSDRRKLKNIMDLRLEGRYPSKSALQIAQLALNCLENEPKNRPSMQEIVETLERIDSANERPRERRVHSSYQTVNHRRGQQPLPLQYRSPLHPRQEGNRAYPLPQRS, from the exons ATGGGGATCTGCTCCAGTATTTGTGCCTCTCTCCATCATaccccatcatcatcatctactGATCAATTCAGTTCAG TGGCAGCATCGCAGGCCACTAGCAACACCACTtcctccacctccacct ccagcggcagcagcagcagcagcagcactATTTCTGGGAACAGCAGATTCTCCGCCCAAAGTGGTGGAAGCACTAATGAGGGGAGTCCCACTCCCACCCCCGCCGGGCATATGTTGCCCCACCCCAATTTAAggattttctctttttcagaACTCAAGGCCGCCACAAGAAATTTCAGAAGTGATACGGTGCTGGGAGAAGGTGGTTTTGGCAAAGTGTACAAGGGGTGGCTCGACGACAAATCCTCTGCCAGAGCTGCTGGGAATGGATCATCCGTCATTGCTGTCAAGAAGTTGAATTCTGAAAGCATGCAGGGCTTTCAGGAGTGGCAg TCTGAGGTGAATTTCCTTGGAAGACTTTCTCATCCAAATCTGGTTAAACTGTTGGGCTACTGTTGGGAGGATAAAGAGTTGTTGCTTGTCTATGAATTCATGCAAAAAGGCAGCTTAGAGAACCATCTTTTTGGAA GGGGTTCTGCTGCTCAGCCACTTCCGTGGGATATTAGGCTTAAGATATTAATTGGAGCAGCTCGTGGTCTTGCTTTCTTGCATGCATCAGATAGAAAAGTTATATACAGAGACTTCAAGGCCTCAAACATACTGCTGGATGGA TCATACCATGCCAAGATATCTGACTTTGGCCTAGCAAAAATGGGTCCAACAGCTAGTAGATCCCATGTAACAACACAGGTTATGGGGACATACGGGTATGCTGCCCCTGAGTACGTCGCAACAG GGCACTTGTATGTGAAAAGTGATGTGTATGGTTTTGGTGTCGTCTTAGTAGAAATGCTGACAGGGTTACGAGCACTCGACACAAATCGTCCATCTGGACAGCATAATCTGGTTGATTGGATCAAGCCACATTTATCAGACAGGAGGAAACTAAAGAACATTATGGATTTGCGGCTGGAGGGAAGATATCCGTCAAAATCTGCACTACAAATAGCTCAGCTTGCTTTGAATTGCCTGGAAAATGAACCTAAAAACAGACCCTCAATGCAAGAAATAGTGGAAACACTGGAAAGAATTGATTCTGCTAATGAGAGGCCTAGAGAGCGCAGGGTACATTCTAGTTATCAGACAGTGAATCATCGGCGTGGACAGCAGCCTCTACCTCTGCAGTATCGTTCTCCACTTCATCCGAGGCAGGAGGGTAATCGAGCATATCCACTGCCACAGCGCTCATAA
- the LOC105169930 gene encoding uncharacterized protein LOC105169930, whose product MVFLHVLNRGAARRLPNHTSRFFTSFSTGLHQLQKTDGIGFPNFELLPFSSPSYIIKSSLFSTTACESLQDLASVGEKTKDSAGVFREWGCSESDISRIFERRPSLRKMDIQILQSKLEILSHLGIKSTDLVRMVHCRPRFLNCKINVWLNERLEYLEALFGSRQVLVKAIVRNPSLLTYDFHNKVKPVIAIYESMGLSKGDLITVLLSRPTLIPRTTLDDEKIDYIRKTGVSKESKMYKHVVSLFAISRIETIREKVMNMEKYGLLEDEIFGLIGRSPLVLTLSIDKVQRHMTFILGTMRLSANVVLRNIFLPYFNLETVLKPRFQLACKIEDMGIVPQIKGPALLRALRMSNKRFVSAFITCHPESVAEELMTTFKNAKCIRRLAESSKKNLNKGFPF is encoded by the exons ATGGTATTCTTGCACGTCCTTAACAGAGGTGCTGCTCGCCGCTTGCCCAACCACACCTCCCGTTTTTTCACTTCTTTCTCTACT GGCCTACATCAACTGCAGAAGACTGATGGTATCGGCTTTCCAAATTTTGAGTTATTGCCCTTCAGTTCACCTTCCTACATTATAAAGTCTAGCCTTTTCAGTACCACAGCTTGTGAAAGTCTACAAGATTTAGCTAGTGTTGGAGAAAAAACTAAAGACTCAGCTGGTGTTTTCAGAGAATGGGGTTGTAGTGAGAGTGATATATCCAGGATTTTTGAGCGACGTCCATCTTTACGTAAAATGGATATTCAGATCCTTCAGTCCAAGCTTGAAATACTTTCTCACTTGGGCATCAAATCCACTGACCTTGTGAGAATGGTACATTGTCGTCCCCGCTTTCTCAACTGCAAAATCAATGTCTGGTTGAATGAACGCCTTGAATATCTTGAGGCGTTGTTTGGATCAAGGCAGGTCCTAGTCAAGGCTATTGTACGCAATCCTTCTCTTCTTACCTATGACTTCCACAACAAAGTCAAACCTGTCATTGCCATATACGAATCGATGGGACTTAGCAAAGGGGACCTGATCACTGTGCTTCTGTCTCGACCCACTTTGATTCCACGAACTACCCTGGATGATGAGAAGATTGATTACATCCGTAAAACTGGAGTCTCAAAGGAATCCAAAATGTATAAACATGTGGTTTCCCTCTTTGCCATATCTCGCATAGAAACCATCCGTGAAAAGGTGATGAACATGGAGAAATATGGGCTTTTGGAGGATGAGATATTTGGTCTTATTGGACGTTCTCCACTTGTTTTGACACTATCCATTGATAAAGTTCAGAGACACATGACTTTTATACTGGGCACAATGAGGTTATCAGCCAATGTGGTACTTCGAAACATATTCCTGCCATACTTTAATTTGGAAACTGTCTTAAAACCACGTTTCCAGCTGGCATGTAAAATAGAAGATATGGGAATTGTTCCTCAGATTAAGGGACCTGCGTTGTTGAGAGCATTGAGGATGTCGAATAAGCGGTTTGTATCAGCATTTATCACTTGTCACCCTGAGAGTGTAGCTGAAGAATTGATGACAACCTTTAAGAATGCAAAATGTATTAGACGATTAGCAGAGTCCTCGAAGAAGAACTTGAATAAAGGATTTCCTTTCTGA
- the LOC105169864 gene encoding alpha-1,3-mannosyl-glycoprotein 2-beta-N-acetylglucosaminyltransferase isoform X1 — MRKCYCDYRYLLLIAALPFIYIQMRLFATQSQFADRLADAIEAENQCTKQTRILIDQISMQQEQILSLEEERKRQDEECRQLRALVQDLERKGLKKLVGDVQVPVAAVVVMACNRADYLDRTIKSILKYQSSVASRYPLFVSQDGSDPHVKSKALSYDQLTYMQHLDYEPVHTERPGELIAYYKIARHYKWALDQLFYNHKFSRVIILEDDMEIAPDFFDYFEAGAALLDRDKSIMAISSWNDNGQKQFVHDPSVLYRSDFFPGLGWMLSRSTWDELSPKWPKAYWDDWLRLKENHRGKQFIRPEVCRTYNFGEHGSSMGQFFRQYLEPIKLNDVQVDWKAMNLSYLEEDKYAEHFANLLKKATPVHGTDVVLKTYNIDGDVRILYRDQSDFEYIASQFGIFEEWKDGVPRTAYKGVVVFRYQTQRRVFLVGPDSLQQLGIR; from the exons ATGCGGAAGTGCTATTGTGACTATCGCTACCTCCTCCTCATCGCCGCTCTCCCCTTCATCTACATCCAG ATGCGCCTTTTTGCTACTCAATCACAGTTTGCTGATCGGCTTGCTGATGCT ATTGAGGCAGAAAATCAGTGCACAAAACAGACACGGATTTTAATTGATCAGATTAGCATGCAACAAGAACAAATCCTTTCACTTGAAG AAGAAAGAAAACGTCAAGATGAGGAATGCAGACAATTGAGAGCACTTGTTCAAGATCTTGAAA GAAAGGGTCTCAAGAAATTGGTTGGTGATGTCCAG GTTCCAGTAGCTGCGGTTGTGGTTATGGCTTGTAACCGTGCTGATTACCTTGACAGGACTATTAAATCTATTCTAAA GTATCAAAGCTCTGTTGCATCAAGATATCCTCTCTTCGTATCACAA GATGGATCAGATCCTCATGTTAAAAGTAAGGCATTGAGTTATGATCAGCTAACCTATATGCAG CATTTGGATTATGAACCTGTGCATACAGAAAGACCAGGGGAGTTGATTGCATACTACAAGATTGCAC GCCATTATAAATGGGCACTGGATCAATTGTTTTACAATCATAAGTTTAGCAGAGTAATCATCCTTGAAG ATGATATGGAAATTGCCCCTGATTTCTTTGACTATTTTGAGGCTGGAGCTGCCCTCCTTGACCGGGACAA ATCCATTATGGCGATTTCTTCATGGAATGATAATGGACAAAAGCAGTTTGTACATGATCCTT CTGTGCTTTATCGCTCCGATTTTTTCCCTGGTCTAGGATGGATGCTTTCGAGATCCACATGGGATGAACTGTCTCCTAAATGGCCAAAGGC TTATTGGGATGACTGGCTGAGGCTGAAAGAAAATCACAGAGGAAAACAGTTCATTCGCCCTGAAGTGTGCAGGACATATAATTTCGGGGAGCAT GGTTCCAGTATGGGGCAGTTTTTCAGACAATATCTTGAACCTATCAAACTGAATGATGTCCAG GTTGATTGGAAGGCGATGAATCTGAGCTACCTCGAGGAG GACAAGTATGCTGAGCACTTTGCCAACTTGCTTAAAAAGGCGACCCCGGTGCATGGAACTGATGTTGTACTGAAGACGTATAATATAGATGGAGATGTACGTATTTTGTACCGAGACCAGTCAGATTTTGAGTACATTGCAAGTCAATTCGGCATTTTTGAAGAATGGAAG GACGGTGTTCCAAGAACAGCGTATAAAGGAGTAGTTGTTTTCCGGTATCAAACACAAAGGCGTGTATTCCTTGTTGGCCCTGATTCGCTGCAACAACTTGGAATCAGATAG
- the LOC105169864 gene encoding alpha-1,3-mannosyl-glycoprotein 2-beta-N-acetylglucosaminyltransferase isoform X2, which yields MRKCYCDYRYLLLIAALPFIYIQMRLFATQSQFADRLADAIEAENQCTKQTRILIDQISMQQEQILSLEEERKRQDEECRQLRALVQDLERKGLKKLVGDVQVPVAAVVVMACNRADYLDRTIKSILKYQSSVASRYPLFVSQDGSDPHVKSKALSYDQLTYMQHLDYEPVHTERPGELIAYYKIARHYKWALDQLFYNHKFSRVIILEDDMEIAPDFFDYFEAGAALLDRDKSIMAISSWNDNGQKQFVHDPSVLYRSDFFPGLGWMLSRSTWDELSPKWPKAYWDDWLRLKENHRGKQFIRPEVCRTYNFGEHGSSMGQFFRQYLEPIKLNDVQVDWKAMNLSYLEEVNSCNKKYGQVC from the exons ATGCGGAAGTGCTATTGTGACTATCGCTACCTCCTCCTCATCGCCGCTCTCCCCTTCATCTACATCCAG ATGCGCCTTTTTGCTACTCAATCACAGTTTGCTGATCGGCTTGCTGATGCT ATTGAGGCAGAAAATCAGTGCACAAAACAGACACGGATTTTAATTGATCAGATTAGCATGCAACAAGAACAAATCCTTTCACTTGAAG AAGAAAGAAAACGTCAAGATGAGGAATGCAGACAATTGAGAGCACTTGTTCAAGATCTTGAAA GAAAGGGTCTCAAGAAATTGGTTGGTGATGTCCAG GTTCCAGTAGCTGCGGTTGTGGTTATGGCTTGTAACCGTGCTGATTACCTTGACAGGACTATTAAATCTATTCTAAA GTATCAAAGCTCTGTTGCATCAAGATATCCTCTCTTCGTATCACAA GATGGATCAGATCCTCATGTTAAAAGTAAGGCATTGAGTTATGATCAGCTAACCTATATGCAG CATTTGGATTATGAACCTGTGCATACAGAAAGACCAGGGGAGTTGATTGCATACTACAAGATTGCAC GCCATTATAAATGGGCACTGGATCAATTGTTTTACAATCATAAGTTTAGCAGAGTAATCATCCTTGAAG ATGATATGGAAATTGCCCCTGATTTCTTTGACTATTTTGAGGCTGGAGCTGCCCTCCTTGACCGGGACAA ATCCATTATGGCGATTTCTTCATGGAATGATAATGGACAAAAGCAGTTTGTACATGATCCTT CTGTGCTTTATCGCTCCGATTTTTTCCCTGGTCTAGGATGGATGCTTTCGAGATCCACATGGGATGAACTGTCTCCTAAATGGCCAAAGGC TTATTGGGATGACTGGCTGAGGCTGAAAGAAAATCACAGAGGAAAACAGTTCATTCGCCCTGAAGTGTGCAGGACATATAATTTCGGGGAGCAT GGTTCCAGTATGGGGCAGTTTTTCAGACAATATCTTGAACCTATCAAACTGAATGATGTCCAG GTTGATTGGAAGGCGATGAATCTGAGCTACCTCGAGGAGGTAAATTCTTGCAACAAGAAGTATG GACAAGTATGCTGA
- the LOC105169865 gene encoding amino acid transporter ANTL1-like — translation MEAGSSSSNRPLPREDSPLLPAKGNPQILSSQPKTFANVFISVVGAGVLGLPYTFMRTGWLTSLIMIFFVAALTYQCMMLLIHTRKKLEDSPVGGFPKITSFGDLGFVVCGSIGRFAVDFMVVLSQAGFCIGYLIFIGDTLAILFRSSFTSPAAGHKIMELSVSAKSVYIWSCFPFQLGLNSIPSLTLLAPLSIFADVVDLGAMGLVMVEDFLIFTKQMPAVEAFGTLSTFFYGLGVAVYSFEGIGMALPLESEMKDKSKFGKILGMTMLFIAVMYGAFGAMGYFAFGGNTRDIITANMGKGTLSTLVKLGLCINLFFTFPLMMNPVYEVFERRFWDGKYCLWMRWMLVLAVSLVALFVPNFADFSSLVGSSTCCALGFVLPAMFHYLTFKDEMSWRGASGDFIIIVLGIALAVSGTWYSLSEIFHVNT, via the coding sequence ATGGAAGCCGGATCATCATCCTCTAACCGCCCATTACCCAGAGAAGACTCCCCATTGCTACCCGCCAAAGGCAACCCCCAAATCCTCTCTTCTCAACCCAAAACCTTCGCCAATGTCTTCATTTCCGTCGTTGGCGCTGGCGTTCTGGGCCTCCCCTACACCTTTATGCGCACCGGTTGGCTCACCAGCCTCATCATGATTTTCTTTGTCGCCGCTCTCACCTACCAATGTATGATGCTCCTTATCCATACCCGGAAGAAGCTTGAGGATTCTCCAGTTGGTGGCTTCCCCAAGATCACATCTTTCGGTGATTTGGGCTTCGTCGTTTGTGGCTCTATTGGTAGGTTCGCCGTTGATTTCATGGTCGTTCTCTCCCAAGCTGGCTTCTGCATTGGCTATCTCATTTTCATCGGTGACACTCTCGCCATTCTTTTCCGCTCCTCATTCACATCGCCTGCTGCGGGGCACAAAATTATGGAGCTTTCCGTGTCCGCCAAGAGCGTATACATTTGGAGTTGTTTTCCGTTTCAGCTCGGATTAAATTCAATACCATCGCTTACCCTTTTGGCTCCTCTCAGCATATTCGCTGATGTAGTGGATTTAGGTGCAATGGGATTGGTTATGGTTGAggatttcttgatatttaCCAAGCAGATGCCTGCAGTCGAGGCTTTTGGCACTCTTTCTACCTTTTTTTATGGATTGGGCGTGGCTGTGTATTCCTTTGAGGGGATTGGAATGGCTTTGCCTTTAGAATCTGAGATGAAAGACAAGTCCAAGTTCGGAAAGATCTTGGGCATGACCATGTTATTTATTGCTGTCATGTATGGGGCATTTGGAGCAATGGGTTACTTTGCATTTGGTGGTAATACAAGAGATATCATTACGGCCAACATGGGTAAAGGAACGTTGAGCACTTTGGTTAAGCTGGGTCTCTGCATTAATTTGTTCTTCACATTCCCATTGATGATGAACCCCGTGTATGAAGTATTCGAGAGGAGGTTTTGGGACGGGAAGTATTGCTTGTGGATGAGGTGGATGCTTGTTCTGGCTGTGAGTTTGGTCGCTTTGTTTGTCCCAAATTTTGCTGATTTCTCGTCATTGGTGGGAAGTAGCACCTGCTGTGCACTTGGCTTTGTGTTGCCTGCAATGTTCCATTACCTCACATTCAAGGATGAGATGAGCTGGAGAGGAGCTAGTGGAGATTTCATCATAATTGTCTTGGGCATTGCTCTTGCAGTTTCTGGAACTTGGTACTCCCTCTCAGAGATTTTCCACGTAAATACGTGA